A genomic region of Raphanus sativus cultivar WK10039 chromosome 6, ASM80110v3, whole genome shotgun sequence contains the following coding sequences:
- the LOC108806012 gene encoding uncharacterized protein LOC108806012 yields MLSSDKPIASTWLDRLRISKGLSTTEDDDASGNPLSLDDFLRRNHRTDTSDSPPTPSDPELTDSPADPNPGEWYGVMSDVLSELFNYSGSSSRSGTGKKLPRKQSNPKHCSPPQLVVSIFLPRFVTEKRRRSVEEDDDVEEEEEGEKDLVGFSRSEVTVIDTSFKIWKSEKVVFRRRSVWKVRDKKGNSRGVVSSKTKKKKTIKLKKKKKKKRKCDVDDVENVRKSKKMKLSRSVSDNSPQYLSEEIRDDPESSNANRTLLRRLPSKPRSVLHTSKKNGEPEARGHRSLA; encoded by the exons ATGCTGAGCTCCGACAAGCCAATCGCCTCCACTTGGCTTGACCGTCTCCGCATAAGCAAAGGACTCTCCACCACCGAAGACGACGATGCTTCCGGCAATCCTCTCAGCCTCGACGACTTCCTCCGCCGCAACCACCGTACCGACACCTCCGATTCTCCTCCAACTCCCTCGGATCCGGAGCTAACGGATAGTCCGGCGGATCCGAATCCTGGAGAATGGTACGGCGTGATGAGCGATGTGCTCTCGGAGCTTTTCAACTACAGCGGCTCCTCCTCTCGCTCGGGGACGGGGAAGAAGCTTCCGAGGAAACAGTCAAACCCTAAGCATTGCTCTCCTCCTCAACTGGTGGTCTCGATTTTTCTCCCCAGATTCGTCAcggagaagaggaggagaagcgtcgaggaagatgatgacgtggaggaggaggaggaaggggAGAAGGATCTGGTTGGGTTTTCGAGGAGCGAAGTGACGGTGATCGACACGAGCTTCAAGATCTGGAAGTCGGAGAAGGTTGTGTTCCGGAGGAGAAGCGTGTGGAAAGTGAGGGACAAGAAGGGTAACTCGCGTGGTGTTGTCTCgtcgaagacgaagaagaagaagacgatcaagttgaagaagaagaagaagaagaagaggaaatgCGATGTGGATGATGTTGAAAACGTTAGGAAAAGCAAGAAGATGAAGCTTTCAAGATCAGTTTCAGACAAC AGTCCACAATATTTGAGTGAAGAGATTCGTGATGATCCAGAGAGCAGCAATGCGAACCGAACCCTCTTGCGTAG ATTACCCTCTAAACCAAGAAGCGTACTACACACTAGCAAGAAGAACGGTGAACCAGAGGCTCGTGGACATAGGTCATTGGCTTGA